ATAGAACTTCCTTTTTCCAGTAATGTTACATTAATTCCACTAAATGCAAGTTCTCTGGCAACAGTTGCTCCTCCAGCACCTGAACCTGCCACAATCACATTTTTCATTTTTCTCAAGCCATTACCTAACCCTCATTGAAGGTTTCTTCTATGAAGTGTTCTTCTTTGGGGTTTGGTTTTTCGTTTAACAATTTTTTCACGGCGTTTGCGAGATTTTGGTCGTTTTGGCTTGTCTTGCAGTTTAAAAAGTTTATCTGCTAAATATCCCCCAATGGCACCCATCAATCCATAAATCATCAAACCTAAAAAAAAACCCAAGATGAGGGTGAATAAACCTTCAATAGCATAGCCTAAACCGATTACTAATGGACTGGGAAGTTGGTATGGGATATTAGGAGTTGTGAATATGGATATTACAAAATAAATGAGGTACAGTGCAGCTGCAGCCATTGTTCCTACCTTATAATTTGCATCTTCATCATTGGTTAGATATGTCGCCACAAAGCCAACTAAAACTAGGGCAAATATTCCTCCAAAATTTAGAAATGCTAAGATGAGACCAAGAATTATGCTGCAAAAAACAGCTAGCTCAACATCAAAGTTAGGCATCTAACACATTCCTCACTAGAAACTTTTCAATATTTTATCCAATAATCACTAATCTTATGTTTTCTATTTATATTAGACTTTATAAGGATTTTCCATAGATCCCATTTGTAACTATTAATTATAATGTGATTTATCATTTTAGTTGTAAAGACAAAATTTAATAGAATAAAAAAACCAGAAATAATATGATGACTGTTAATTCACCAAAAATCACTCGTAGTGTGGAAGATTACTTGGAAACAATGTATTCACTGGAGCAAGAAAAGGGCACCATCCGGGTGAAAGATGTGGCCCAAAACTTGGGAATCAAACCGCCCAGTGTTGTTGAAGCAGTTAAAAAACTATCCCAGATGAACATGGTTTCGTATGAACGTTACGGTACCATAAAATTAAAAGATGAGGGATTTAGGATTGGAGAGATTATCAGTGGCAGACATCAACTTCTTAAAGATTTTCTGATGCTGTTGGGAGTGGATGAGGAAGTTGCTGAAAAGGATGCTTGTTCCATGGAACATGTCATGGATGTTTCCACTCTGAATAAGTTTAAAAAATTCATTGAATTCACTGATGCCCATACCGATGCTTATGATTTCATAGAACAATATCGAGAATATTCCAAAAAATGAGAAAATATGGGGTTTGTTTGATTTAGTAGGCTAAAAAAAATGGTGGAGGGGGGTATATGCGTATTTTTG
This Methanobacterium sp. DNA region includes the following protein-coding sequences:
- a CDS encoding metal-dependent transcriptional regulator, whose amino-acid sequence is MTVNSPKITRSVEDYLETMYSLEQEKGTIRVKDVAQNLGIKPPSVVEAVKKLSQMNMVSYERYGTIKLKDEGFRIGEIISGRHQLLKDFLMLLGVDEEVAEKDACSMEHVMDVSTLNKFKKFIEFTDAHTDAYDFIEQYREYSKK